In a single window of the Littorina saxatilis isolate snail1 linkage group LG5, US_GU_Lsax_2.0, whole genome shotgun sequence genome:
- the LOC138966836 gene encoding uncharacterized protein has product MSGSKSRNAALASFSTPDHGNSPPRMTLTTPKHLDGAAVDPIEKSSSLTSAQEIIAARGRALGVRSGAALAKYVQEEEAAQRRLLQEEEEAQLRKEEAQLRKEEAQRRLQREEQDAQRRLQREEEEIRRKVLREEEENDRRRRLAELEEEKVRAEIEKTRREETTSSSRSRAIEPVRLKIDPFDEAKEDLDTFLGRFERAATLSGWDRESDWGARLGALLKGFAADVYLELPTEDAGNFDVIVDALRGSFRWTADSYRSKFRLAAKRGEETFIQFATRLRIWFERWRKAAKKEETYAGIRDLLLMEHLMDHVSGDLADFIRQREPANVTEAAELAERFAASKRARKNPVTATGRVEKNTKDIENPEEDSAPVSPVHPNGPFPKGSCYGCGKKGHIRRNCPHSASSFNVRTVTNVRTVLTTPGTTAATSELPTLCDPCSKLSYTPLCTVSINGSQVSALRDTGADGLVIDSSLVKDCNLKQGSQTIRFAAGNVQKTCPTTIVHLESPFFSGNVVAIVADQLTYPVLIGNRIIQPGGETLEVPVYRAKAQPVKIAAITQVKNTREKEPPKTLRMKDSGLGVTREKLIQLQTLDPTLSRVRELAKGRNPTPSGKKGKVKFLWKQGVLHRLFITTEKTFSQVVVPETLRSGILRRYHNVTKTGHLETKKTKNRLWHSFYWPGMEGDIRRYVHSCDVGHRALPKGGLPKAHLGKLPLIDEPFRRIAVDRVGTLTVSERENRYRLITSPFNLYRRPR; this is encoded by the coding sequence ATGTCGGGATCCAAATCTCGCAATGCTGCTCTGGCAAGTTTTTCTACCCCTGATCATGGTAATTCTCCACCCCGTATGACACTTACCACGCCAAAGCATCTGGATGGAGCTGCTGTTGACCCTATTGAAAAATCTAGTTCCCTCACGTCAGCTCAAGAAATTATAGCCGCTAGGGGACGTGCTTTGGGCGTTCGATCAGGGGCTGCTTTAGCTAAATACGTTcaagaagaggaagcagctcAACGAAGACTacttcaagaagaagaggaagctcAACTGAGAAAAGAAGAAGCTCAACTGAGAAAAGAAGAAGCTCAACGAAGACTTCAGAGGGAGGAACAGGATGCTCAACGAAGACTTCagagggaggaagaagaaaTCAGAAGAAAAGTACTTCGAGAAGAGGAAGAAAACGACCGCCGCCGACGTCTAGCTGAActggaagaagaaaaagttcgTGCAGAGATAGAAAAGACTAGGAGAGAAGAGACTACTTCAAGTTCTCGTAGTAGGGCTATTGAACCAGTTCGTCTGAAAATAGATCCATTTGATGAAGCCAAAGAGGATCTCGATACTTTCCTAGGACGATTCGAGAGAGCCGCAACTCTCAGCGGCTGGGACAGGGAGAGTGACTGGGGAGCTCGGCTGGGTGCTCTCCTAAAGGGGTTTGCAGCCGATGTTTATTTGGAACTGCCAACTGAGGATGCGGGAAACTTTGATGTCATCGTGGACGCCCTTAGAGGATCTTTTCGCTGGACGGCTGACTCGTATCGTTCCAAGTTTCGACTCGCGGCCAAAAGGGGAGAGGAGACGTTTATACAGTTTGCTACCCGTCTTCGAATTTGGTTTGAACGGTGGAGGAAAGCCGCGAAGAAAGAGGAGACCTATGCTGGAATCCGAGACCTCCTACTGATGGAACACCTGATGGACCATGTGTCTGGGGACCTCGCGGATTTCATCCGGCagcgcgaaccggcgaacgtcACTGAGGCCGCCGAACTAGCTGAGAGGTTTGCTGCATCAAAAAGAGCCAGGAAAAACCCGGTTACTGCGACTGGTCGAGTCGAGAAGAACACGAAGGACATTGAAAATCCTGAGGAAGACTCTGCCCCAGTTAGTCCCGTCCACCCCAACGGCCCTTTTCCCAAGGGAAGTTGCTACGGTTGCGGTAAAAAGGGACACATCCGTAGGAATTGCCCGCATTCAGCATCGTCCTTCAACGTGAGGACCGTCACCAACGTGCGAACAGTTTTAACGACGCCAGGAACCACTGCTGCCACATCAGAGTTACCTACCCTTTGTGACCCATGTAGCAAACTTTCGTACACTCCATTATGCACGGTCAGTATCAATGGATCGCAAGTATCTGCTCTTCGTGACACAGGCGCCGACGGACTGGTTATTGACTCCTCGCTGGTAAAAGACTGTAACCTCAAGCAGGGAAGTCAAACTATTCGTTTCGCAGCAGGGAACGTTCAGAAGACTTGTCCTACTACGATCGTACATTTAGAGTCCCCATTCTTCTCAGGGAACGTTGTAGCTATTGTGGCTGACCAGCTAACATACCCCGTACTCATCGGAAACCGGATCATTCAGCCTGGAGGAGAAACTCTTGAAGTTCCTGTGTACCGGGCGAAAGCTCAACCTGTCAAGATAGCCGCCATTACTCAAGTTAAAAATACGCGAGAAAAAGAACCTCCTAAAACCCTACGGATGAAGGACTCTGGTCTAGGTGTTACCAGAGAGAAGTTGATCCAGCTACAGACGCTTGACCCAACTCTGTCTAGGGTGCGGGAGCTGGCAAAAGGGAGGAACCCTACACCATCCGGGAAGAAAGGAAAGGTGAAATTCCTTTGGAAACAGGGCGTCCTGCATCGCCTTTTCATAACCACGGAGAAGACCTTCAGTCAGGTGGTGGTGCCCGAGACTCTTCGTTCGGGTATTTTGAGACGATACCACAATGTTACTAAGACTGGTCATCTTGAGACAAAGAAAACTAAGAATAGACTCTGGCATTCGTTCTACTGGCCAGGGATGGAGGGCGACATCAGGCGTTATGTTCATTCCTGTGATGTTGGTCATCGAGCTTTACCCAAAGGAGGATTACCCAAAGCTCACCTTGGAAAGTTGCCCCTCATAGATGAACCTTTCCGGAGAATCGCTGTTGACCGTGTTGGCACTTTGacagtctcagagagagagaatcgctACAGACTGATCACCAGTCCCTTCAACCTCTACAGAAGACCAAGATGA